A stretch of DNA from Nocardioides sp. Arc9.136:
CAACACCGCCGTCCAGCTGGCCTTCAGCGACGGCGTGCTGACCCTCGACGCCGGCTCCGGCGACGAGGCCCAGGCCTCGGAGTCCATCGAGGCGCAGGTCGACGGTGACGACATCACCACCGGCTTCAACCCGCAGTTCCTCCTCGACGGGCTCACCGCGATCGACCAGCCCGTCGTCGAGCTGGCCTTCACCCAGGCGAGCAAGCCGGTCGTGATCAGCGGGGCGGCGCCCGACGGCGACGGCTCGGACGCAGCAGCCGCGGCGCCCGCCGACCCCGGGTTCCGCTACCTGCTGATGCCGCGGCGTCTGCTGTCCTGACGGTGGGTACCGTCCGGCGTACTGCCTGACACCCCGCAGCGCTCACAGGAGGAAAGCAGATGGACCTCGGACTCGTCGGCCTCGGCAAGATGGGCGGCAACATGCGCGAGCGCCTGCGCCGCGCCGGCCACACCGTCGTGGGCTACGACCGGAACCCCGAGGTCAGCGACGCCGACTCGCTGGCCGACCTCGTGGAGCGGCTCCCCTCCCCCAAGGTCGTGTGGGTGATGGTGCCCGCCGGGGACCCCACCCGCGCGACGGTCACCGAGCTCGCCGGCCTCCTCGGCGAGGGCGACGTGGTGGTCGACGGCGGCAACTCCCGCTGGACCGACGACCTCGCACACGCCGACCAGCTGGCCGAGAAGGGCATCGGCTTCGTCGACTGCGGGGTCTCCGGCGGTGTCTGGGGCCTGGAGAACGGGTACGCGCTGATGTACGGCGGCGAGCCCGACCACGTCGCGAAGGTGCAGCCGGTCTTCGACGCGCTCAAGCCCGAGGGCGACTTCGGCTCGGTGCACGCCGGCAAGGTCGGCGCCGGCCACTTCTCCAAGATGGTCCACAACGGCATCGAGTACGCGATCATGCAGTCCTACGCCGAGGGCTGGGAGCTGCTCGAGAAGGTCGAGATGGTCGAGAACGTCACCGAGGTGATGCGCTCCTGGCGCGAGGGCACGGTCATCCGGTCCTGGCTGCTGGACCTGCTCGTCGCCGCGCTCGACCAGGAGCCGGGGCTGGAGGGCATCCGCGGGTACGCCGAGGACTCCGGCGAGGGCCGCTGGACCGTCGAGGCCGGCATCGAGCACGCGGTCGCGACCCCCGCGATCACCGCGGCGCTCTACGCCCGCTTCGTCTCCCGCCAGGACGACTCCCCCGCGATGAAGGCGGTGGCCGCGATGCGCAACCAGTTCGGCGGCCACGCCATG
This window harbors:
- the gnd gene encoding phosphogluconate dehydrogenase (NAD(+)-dependent, decarboxylating) encodes the protein MDLGLVGLGKMGGNMRERLRRAGHTVVGYDRNPEVSDADSLADLVERLPSPKVVWVMVPAGDPTRATVTELAGLLGEGDVVVDGGNSRWTDDLAHADQLAEKGIGFVDCGVSGGVWGLENGYALMYGGEPDHVAKVQPVFDALKPEGDFGSVHAGKVGAGHFSKMVHNGIEYAIMQSYAEGWELLEKVEMVENVTEVMRSWREGTVIRSWLLDLLVAALDQEPGLEGIRGYAEDSGEGRWTVEAGIEHAVATPAITAALYARFVSRQDDSPAMKAVAAMRNQFGGHAMQTSAPKGGDVEDGGTPDQAGSARQAGSGDDSAPAES